From a single Nitrogeniibacter mangrovi genomic region:
- a CDS encoding XrtA-associated tyrosine autokinase yields the protein MSLIEKAVERLDQLKRADQVPGAEAAGISVPRDLGEPVKIEPVAVAEMSAATPAQGDVVSRSVSIDLSRLNGMGLVTPDNPRSAIAEEYRVVKRPLLKNASMNSAARVEDGNLIMVTSALPGEGKSFTALNLAISMAMELDHTVLLVDADVSKPSVLKTLGLPPERGLMDVLTNEDIRLPDVLLRTNIEKLAILPAGNTNQRATELLASEGMNRLLDEMSRRYADRIIIFDSPPLLVTTEARALATHMGQIVMVVEAERTTHSAVKQALATIDACPIKMMLLNKSTMQGPGGYYGYGYGYGYGYEDSGAGEQAA from the coding sequence ATGAGTTTGATCGAAAAAGCGGTCGAGCGGCTGGACCAGCTCAAGCGCGCGGATCAGGTGCCCGGCGCCGAAGCGGCGGGCATCTCCGTGCCGCGGGACCTTGGCGAACCCGTCAAGATCGAGCCTGTCGCGGTCGCGGAGATGTCGGCTGCGACGCCGGCGCAGGGCGATGTGGTCAGTCGCTCGGTGAGCATCGATTTGTCCCGGCTCAATGGCATGGGCCTGGTCACGCCTGACAACCCCCGGTCGGCGATTGCCGAGGAATACCGTGTGGTCAAACGGCCGTTGCTCAAGAACGCCTCCATGAACAGCGCAGCGCGTGTGGAGGATGGCAACCTGATCATGGTGACGAGCGCGTTGCCGGGTGAGGGCAAGAGCTTCACGGCGCTCAACCTGGCCATCAGTATGGCAATGGAGCTCGATCACACGGTGTTGCTGGTCGACGCGGATGTCTCCAAGCCTTCGGTGCTCAAGACCCTGGGGCTTCCGCCGGAGCGTGGCCTCATGGACGTGCTGACGAACGAAGACATTCGCCTGCCGGATGTGCTGTTGCGAACCAACATCGAGAAGTTGGCGATTCTTCCCGCCGGCAACACCAATCAGCGGGCCACCGAATTGCTGGCCAGTGAGGGGATGAACCGGTTGCTGGACGAGATGTCGCGTCGCTACGCCGACCGAATCATCATCTTCGATTCCCCGCCGCTGCTCGTCACCACCGAGGCCAGGGCATTGGCCACGCACATGGGGCAGATCGTGATGGTCGTCGAGGCCGAGCGCACCACGCATTCGGCGGTCAAGCAGGCGTTGGCCACCATTGATGCATGTCCGATCAAGATGATGCTGCTCAACAAGTCGACGATGCAGGGGCCCGGAGGCTACTACGGTTATGGCTACGGCTATGGGTATGGTTACGAGGATTCGGGTGCCGGGGAACAGGCGGCCTGA
- a CDS encoding XrtA system polysaccharide chain length determinant, translated as MEDILRQIIGYLRGMWLYRWWGLLAAWLFGCAAAGVIYLIPDRYESSARIFVDTQSVLKPLMSGLAIQPNVDQQITILSRTLISRPNIEKLIRMADLDLAVKGKKEREDLINELSQTLKIRGTGRDNLFTLSYEDTQPERAKRVVQSLVSIFVESGLGDKRKDTDTARRFIEEQIKTYEQRLEEAENRLKDFRIKNLPLMGSSGKDYVSQVAEVSGQLAQAELALREAENSRDALRRQLVGEDPVLLPETPTQTKVSIPEIDGRIDALQKNLDGLLQRYTDQHPDVIGTRRVIEQLQAQKKKEIEARKNTPGGFGDVNSNPVYQQMKLALAESEANVASLKARVSEYAARKKQLQESAKLLPQMEAELAQLNRDYEINKHNYETLVARRESANMSVEMESSSGMAEFRLIDPPSVPIKPSAPNRLLLMPLAGIAALLCGLAVTFVISQLRPSFLDGRDLREVTGLPVLGTVSSAPDPRRKRRRRRMNLAFMGGLGGLVGIFGLMTVALAVLGNH; from the coding sequence ATGGAAGACATCCTTAGACAAATCATCGGCTACCTGCGCGGCATGTGGCTGTACCGCTGGTGGGGCCTTCTCGCCGCGTGGCTGTTCGGCTGCGCCGCGGCCGGCGTCATTTACCTGATCCCGGATCGCTATGAGTCGTCCGCACGGATCTTCGTCGATACCCAGTCGGTGCTCAAGCCACTCATGTCGGGCCTGGCGATTCAGCCCAACGTGGACCAGCAGATCACCATCCTGTCGCGCACCTTGATCAGCCGGCCGAATATCGAAAAGCTGATTCGCATGGCCGACCTCGATCTGGCGGTCAAGGGGAAGAAGGAGCGTGAGGATCTGATCAACGAGCTGTCGCAAACCCTCAAGATTCGTGGCACCGGACGTGACAACCTGTTCACGCTCTCCTACGAGGATACCCAGCCGGAGCGGGCCAAGCGTGTCGTGCAGTCTCTGGTGTCGATCTTTGTCGAATCGGGCTTGGGCGACAAGCGCAAGGACACCGATACGGCGCGGCGGTTCATCGAGGAGCAGATCAAGACCTACGAGCAGCGGCTCGAAGAAGCCGAGAACCGACTGAAGGACTTCCGGATCAAGAATCTGCCTCTGATGGGCAGCAGTGGCAAGGACTACGTGTCGCAGGTCGCCGAGGTTTCGGGGCAACTGGCTCAGGCGGAACTGGCCTTGCGGGAGGCCGAGAACTCCCGCGACGCATTGCGGCGCCAGCTCGTCGGCGAGGATCCGGTGCTGTTGCCGGAGACCCCGACGCAAACCAAGGTGTCGATTCCTGAAATCGATGGGCGGATTGACGCGCTGCAAAAGAATCTGGATGGCCTGCTCCAGCGCTACACCGATCAGCACCCCGACGTCATCGGCACGCGGCGGGTGATCGAACAGCTGCAAGCGCAGAAGAAGAAGGAGATCGAGGCGCGCAAGAACACGCCGGGTGGCTTCGGCGACGTCAATTCGAATCCGGTCTATCAGCAGATGAAGCTCGCGCTGGCCGAATCCGAGGCGAACGTTGCGTCGCTCAAGGCGCGGGTGTCCGAGTATGCGGCACGCAAGAAGCAGTTGCAGGAATCGGCGAAACTGCTGCCGCAGATGGAGGCGGAGCTCGCCCAGCTGAACCGGGACTACGAAATCAACAAGCACAACTACGAAACCCTCGTGGCGCGCCGCGAGTCGGCCAACATGTCCGTGGAGATGGAGTCCTCGTCCGGGATGGCGGAATTTCGTCTGATCGACCCGCCCAGCGTGCCGATCAAGCCGTCGGCTCCGAACCGGCTCCTGTTGATGCCACTGGCCGGTATCGCGGCCCTGCTGTGCGGGCTTGCGGTGACCTTCGTCATCAGTCAGCTTCGGCCCAGTTTCCTCGATGGGCGGGACCTGCGTGAAGTGACCGGTTTGCCGGTACTCGGGACGGTCAGCTCCGCGCCCGATCCGCGACGCAAGCGGCGGCGGCGGCGCATGAACCTGGCGTTCATGGGTGGCCTCGGTGGCTTGGTCGGGATCTTTGGCCTCATGACTGTCGCGCTTGCGGTACTCGGTAATCATTAA
- a CDS encoding XrtA/PEP-CTERM system exopolysaccharide export protein, whose amino-acid sequence MKAKQSLFGMMSAFLAVLLLLAGCATNSFPPAPAMAADADYNYVIGPGDTVNIVVWRNPELSMSVPVRPDGKITTPLVEDLPAIGKDATTLARDIEKALEKYIREPVVTVIVTSFVGPYSQQIRVVGEAAEPKVLPYRQKMTLLDVMIAVGGLTEFADGNHATILRTAEGNKQYSVRLDDLLKDGDVSANAEVRPGDVLIIPQSWF is encoded by the coding sequence ATGAAGGCCAAGCAATCACTGTTTGGAATGATGTCTGCGTTCTTGGCGGTGCTTCTTCTGCTCGCCGGTTGCGCGACCAATAGTTTTCCGCCTGCGCCGGCGATGGCAGCAGATGCGGATTACAACTATGTGATCGGGCCGGGCGATACGGTCAATATCGTCGTCTGGCGCAACCCTGAATTGTCCATGTCCGTGCCAGTACGCCCGGACGGCAAGATCACCACGCCGCTCGTCGAGGATCTGCCGGCCATCGGCAAGGATGCGACCACGCTGGCGCGTGACATCGAGAAGGCGCTCGAAAAGTATATTCGTGAGCCGGTCGTGACGGTGATCGTGACCAGCTTCGTCGGGCCTTACAGCCAGCAGATCCGGGTGGTCGGGGAAGCGGCCGAGCCCAAGGTCCTGCCGTATCGCCAGAAGATGACCTTGCTTGACGTGATGATCGCGGTCGGTGGGCTGACCGAGTTCGCTGACGGTAACCACGCGACGATCCTGCGGACCGCCGAAGGGAACAAGCAGTACAGCGTTCGCCTCGACGATTTGCTCAAGGATGGTGACGTCTCGGCGAATGCCGAAGTGCGGCCGGGTGACGTGCTGATCATCCCGCAAAGCTGGTTCTGA